A part of Pseudomonadota bacterium genomic DNA contains:
- a CDS encoding A24 family peptidase, whose product KPIKFYDNIPIVSYILLRSKCRYCASKISIRYPLIELLTALLFLILYRKFGFTFEFFVNMVFICLLIAISFIDLDFKIIPDILSIGGLIFGFLLSFVRPLFRYMEPKFGFLDALYGVLVGGGILFIIAVVYKFFAKREGMGGGDIKLLAMIGSFCGIKGVVFSLMSGSLLGTIVGIPLMLIKGEGTKYAIPFGPFLSLGALIYIYGGDILIRFFFNILSRR is encoded by the coding sequence AAAACCAATAAAATTTTACGACAATATACCTATTGTAAGCTATATTTTGCTCAGAAGTAAGTGCAGATACTGCGCATCAAAGATATCGATAAGATACCCGCTAATTGAACTTTTAACGGCCCTATTATTTTTAATCCTTTACAGAAAGTTTGGATTTACTTTTGAATTTTTTGTAAACATGGTTTTTATATGCCTTCTGATTGCCATATCCTTCATAGATTTAGATTTTAAGATTATACCTGATATTTTAAGCATCGGCGGGTTGATTTTTGGTTTTCTGTTGTCCTTTGTAAGGCCACTTTTTCGTTACATGGAACCAAAGTTTGGTTTTCTCGATGCCCTTTATGGGGTTTTGGTTGGTGGCGGTATCCTTTTTATTATTGCAGTGGTTTATAAATTCTTTGCTAAAAGGGAAGGCATGGGCGGTGGCGATATCAAGCTCCTTGCGATGATAGGTTCTTTCTGCGGTATAAAGGGGGTTGTATTCAGCCTTATGTCAGGTTCTCTTTTGGGAACCATCGTGGGTATACCATTGATGCTAATAAAAGGGGAGGGGACAAAATACGCTATTCCCTTTGGACCATTTCTTTCACTTGGGGCGCTTATATACATATATGGAGGGGACATCCTTATTCGTTTTTTTTTTAATATTTTATCAAGGAGATAG